In the candidate division KSB1 bacterium genome, AGGTCAAACACCCAAACACATACCTCCTTCCCGAACCGGAGGTCGGCTTCCTGCTGCAGAGCGATATAGTCCAGGAAAAACGTAACCTCATCGTGGGAGAAATCTTTCAACAACCGCTCTCTGCCCAGAACGTACTCGATCCGTCTGGCCATGTAGAAACCGAGTCGGCTCAGGACCCCTTGCGCATCGAGTTCGCGGAGCAGGCTCGTATAGTCTTGGGGCGGATCCGTCAGGGCGAGCAAGAATGCCCTCTGGAACTCCTGTGCATCCTGTCGCAAGGACGGCAACCAAGGTCGCAGCTGGAAGAAGTAGATGGCGGAGTCGGGAATGCCCCGTACGGGGGCCGAAAGCCAGGACCTCATACCCAGCCGCACGGTCTGGCGGAAGAATTCGGCCGCCCGCGACGCATGTTTGGGCGAGAACGTCAATCCGACAGCCCACCGGTCCAGAAGGGCCCGCAGCCGTTCAGGATCGTGCCTGTGTAGCGGCCGCCCGAGAACGCGGGAAGCGACAGAGACGATACCGAATCCGTACCGATCGATCAGGTCCTCCCGAACGGCTGCGTGATTGCCCGTCGACTCCAAGAGGAGGTCGCCTTCCGTAAGAAGCTGCGAGGTTAGGAGACTGTAGCAAGCTTCCAGAAGGTCTGCGTAGAACGACCGCCAGTCGATACCGCCCTGGGGTGCCTGCGAGAAATACGGGCTGATCGAGAAAGCAAGCTCCTCACCGGCGGCTGCCCAGTAGACGCCCTGAGCTTGAGGATGGAAGAAGAACGTACATCGGATCGTGCCGTCGAACCCTCGCCACAACCCCCTCTCCAAACCCACCTGGATCTGCTGGACAATCACCTCAGCGCGTGCCCGGAGACTATCCAGCGCCATGGCCCTCCGGGCCAAGAGGGAGTCGTCTTCGAGCCAGGCGTGGAATTCTTCCGGCGAGACGGGCTGCCAGCGGACTTGAAAGAGGTGCCCCGGCAGGTAAGGGGAACAGACCTCGCTCGGATCGACAAAAATCCACCGGATCCCCGGGAGCTCTCGGACAAGCTCAATGCCGTCACCGGCGCTATCCCCCAGCTTCCTGGCCAGGGCCGAAAAATCGAGCTCGACCCTTATCTGGGCACAAGCCGGCCAGTGCGGGGACCCAAAGCCCCACCCTCCGAGGACGAAGACCAGCAGACATCTGACGGTTCGTATGAGTCTTCCGGATCCCAATCTCATACCTGATGTGTCGCTGCGGCCCAGCCGAGCGCCCTCGTCCTCTGCCCCCGCCCTCGATCGTTCCCCCTGAAAACAACGACCGGAAATCTATCGATTCTCTTCGACCGATTCAACTGTTTCCTGCAGGCAACCGGCTCATGAAACCAGGGCGCAGAGGGGAAGGGCCGCACGCAGGTAGGCCATAGCCTTGAGCCCAATTTTCAAGCAAGTTGATTTTACCGGCAAGAACTGCTTTGCGCAGAAAAACAGCGTGGCCCCCGGGAGACAAACGTTTTCCCCTTTTCCCCTATGGCCTGACAGCCCTACACCGGTCCAGGCCCCCTCGACCCGGCATCAGAACTCCCGGTTCAGGCGAAACGTTACGACGACCGGGGCTGCCCGCGAATCCGTTCGCTTGGCAAAACTTACCCTCACCCGTCCACGCCGGTCACTCAGTGCAATCCCGACGTCTGACCTCAGGCGCGATACCGTGAGCTCCTTCCAGCCCTTCTCGGGTCGGGAAGGATTGCGCGCAAACCAGGCTGCCCCGGCATCGAAAAAGAGGATGAGGTTCACCCCGTCGAAAAGGGAGGGAAAATCGCGCTCCCCGGGGCGAAGGCGATATTCTGCGTTGGCCAGGAAAAATCGGTCCCCCGTGAGCTCTTTGAACCGATAGCCCCGAAGGGAACCGATACCGCCGAGGTCGAAGAGGAATTGTTCCGGCAGGCGGCACCTTCCCGTACCCAATCGCAGGCGGAGGTCCAGGTTCTCGGCGTAGCTGAGAGGCTGATAGCGACGCAGATCCAGGATAAAGCGGTCGAACTCGTAGTCGCTCTTCATCTGGCTCCCGTAAAATTCCGCGCTCGCCTGCACCAGCCAGCCTTCGTCCGGCGCTTCGCGATCGTCTCGGGTATCGACGATGAGTTGGGCTATGGCTCCTCGCAGCTGGCCTTCCTCGATCAATGGGTTGGGACGAAACCTCTTCTTGCCACCGAATACGGACCAGTCGGTGGCCTTCCGCTTCTCCGGATCGGCGGGCATGTTGTAGTAGCGATCATCCCGGTACTCGGCGCGAAACGTCACGCGCCCCAAAACTTTCTGCTCGAGGTAGCCGCTCGCGCCCGTCCGCCGGTAATAATCCTGGAAGTCCTCCCTCAGGAAAAGCGCAGCCAGGGAGTTCTCGAGGGTCGGGATGATCCATTCGTCTTGCGTCTCGGTGAGGTCGTGCACCTCGCCCCCGATCGCAAAGCGCAGGAGGGGGTCACGGGACTCGTCGCCCACACGAAACCATCTCTCAAGCCCGAGCTGATAGCGCCAGGCCTTGCTGCTAAAGCCGTAGCCGCCATCCCCCCAGAGGAGAAGATGGTAGACATCCCGGACCAGGCCTTCTTCGCGGGGAAGTTGGATCCCGAGGAACAAGCCCTCCACACGATTGTAACGGGCAACCGGCTCCACATCTCGGCCTCGTCGGCGTGAACGAAAGGAGCGCGAACGTGACTCCCACGGGTTTTCGCTGCGGGAAGCCCCTTTCCCACAACCGAGTCCCGCCGGCAAGTACCCGGCGGTAAGCCCGTGCTGGTCGCCGCTGGCAGGGAGTAGCCTGCTTCGTTGTTCCTCCCCGCCGGCGGCCGAAACGAGAAGCGCCGTCACCACCAGGAAAAAAACCAGTGCGAGGAAAACAACCAACAGGGCCTGACGCGTGTAACTGGCCGTCATGGTTCCGCCTCCCGTCCTCTGCCGCTGCGCTATCCTTAGGGCTCCAGCGCGTAGGAACAAGTGCCCGTGCAATCCGGGACCGCTTATCCGGAAGCGTCTCACGATCCCCGGCGAGCTGCACCCGCGCGAGCATCTGTTTACACGAGCTCATTCCGTAATTGTTGCAGCAGAAGGGCCATGTCCTCGGGCAAAGCGGACTCGAACAGGAGCCACTGGCCAGTGATGGGGTGGACAAAACCGAGGGTGCGGGCATGGAGGGCCTGCCGTCGGAACGTCGCCAGGAGCTCTTCCATCTTCTGCCTCTGCTCCTTGGGCATGCTGCTGAGCTTACGGCCCCTTCCACCGTACAAGGGATCGCCGAATACCGGATGGCCAATGTGGCTCATATGGACACGGATTTGATGAGTCCGCCCCGTCTCAAGCTCCAGTCGCACGAGGCTTACCGGTCCAAGTACCTCGACGACCTCATAATTGGTCACTGCCCAACGCCCTTCGGGAAGGACGGCGATCTTCTTGCGATCCTTAGGGTGACGTCCAAGGAATGACTCAACGCGCCCTCGTCGCGGTGAGGGGGTCCCCCAGACGACGGCCACGTATTCCCGCCTCACCCGTTTGTGCTTGAATTGCTCGGCAAGGCCCTGGTGTGTCCGATCGTCCTTGGCGACTACGAGAAGACCGGACGTGTCCTTGTCCAGCCGGTGCACGATGCCAGGTCTCTGGACGCCGCCCACTCCGGACAGGGCCCTGCAATGATGGAGCAGGGCGTTTACGAGCGTACCCGAATAGTTTCCAAGGGCGGGGTGCACGACCATTCCTGCAGGCTTGTTGATCACTACCAGATGCGGATCTTCA is a window encoding:
- a CDS encoding BamA/TamA family outer membrane protein gives rise to the protein MTASYTRQALLVVFLALVFFLVVTALLVSAAGGEEQRSRLLPASGDQHGLTAGYLPAGLGCGKGASRSENPWESRSRSFRSRRRGRDVEPVARYNRVEGLFLGIQLPREEGLVRDVYHLLLWGDGGYGFSSKAWRYQLGLERWFRVGDESRDPLLRFAIGGEVHDLTETQDEWIIPTLENSLAALFLREDFQDYYRRTGASGYLEQKVLGRVTFRAEYRDDRYYNMPADPEKRKATDWSVFGGKKRFRPNPLIEEGQLRGAIAQLIVDTRDDREAPDEGWLVQASAEFYGSQMKSDYEFDRFILDLRRYQPLSYAENLDLRLRLGTGRCRLPEQFLFDLGGIGSLRGYRFKELTGDRFFLANAEYRLRPGERDFPSLFDGVNLILFFDAGAAWFARNPSRPEKGWKELTVSRLRSDVGIALSDRRGRVRVSFAKRTDSRAAPVVVTFRLNREF
- a CDS encoding RluA family pseudouridine synthase produces the protein MPERRFHLTVPDLRERERIDRYLARTLADLSRSLIQKLIEEGRVLVNGARTKASHLVSPGESIEVVVPEPRSAEIEPEPIPLDIVFEDPHLVVINKPAGMVVHPALGNYSGTLVNALLHHCRALSGVGGVQRPGIVHRLDKDTSGLLVVAKDDRTHQGLAEQFKHKRVRREYVAVVWGTPSPRRGRVESFLGRHPKDRKKIAVLPEGRWAVTNYEVVEVLGPVSLVRLELETGRTHQIRVHMSHIGHPVFGDPLYGGRGRKLSSMPKEQRQKMEELLATFRRQALHARTLGFVHPITGQWLLFESALPEDMALLLQQLRNELV